The following proteins come from a genomic window of Candidatus Poribacteria bacterium:
- a CDS encoding histidine phosphatase family protein: MELYLIRHGQSTNNAGLPHVADPPLSNLGKQQAYYVGKALQRQGIRRLYCSPMLRALQTAEIIGSILSLAPHIYIGLHEWDGIWEESVGRFGATLPGLTRSEMKEVCPDVVLPQDVTDEGWLFTQWENVELMLQRADQNATNFIAHLQAIHNQSDEPVAAISHGGFLSTLIGTFFDLPPNDDSDRFAQHNAAISQIRGTARGTQLRYSDRICHLPKGMITS, from the coding sequence ATGGAACTTTACCTGATCCGCCATGGACAGTCCACCAACAACGCTGGATTGCCTCACGTCGCAGACCCGCCACTATCAAATCTGGGCAAACAACAGGCGTACTATGTTGGCAAAGCCCTGCAAAGGCAAGGGATTCGCCGACTCTACTGCAGCCCGATGCTCAGAGCTTTGCAGACAGCTGAAATTATAGGGAGCATTCTGTCTCTCGCCCCTCATATCTATATTGGACTGCACGAATGGGACGGTATATGGGAGGAAAGTGTTGGCAGATTTGGTGCCACACTTCCCGGACTAACGCGCTCAGAAATGAAAGAAGTTTGTCCCGATGTGGTTCTGCCTCAAGACGTTACGGACGAAGGTTGGCTATTTACTCAGTGGGAAAATGTCGAATTGATGCTGCAGCGAGCCGACCAGAACGCTACAAACTTCATTGCTCATCTGCAAGCAATCCACAACCAATCCGATGAACCAGTTGCAGCAATCTCCCACGGCGGTTTTCTGTCGACGCTGATTGGTACATTTTTTGACCTACCGCCCAATGATGACTCAGATCGCTTTGCCCAGCATAATGCAGCAATTAGTCAAATCCGAGGAACAGCTCGAGGAACGCAATTGCGTTATTCGGACCGAATTTGCCATCTCCCAAAAGGGATGATTACGTCGTAA